In Candidatus Methylomirabilis sp., the sequence GGTGTTCATGCGGAAGGAGGCCTTCCAGCGCCTGAACCGGGAGCTGGAGGAGGCCGGGGAAGCCCCCTTCGCCAACCCCCGCAACGCCGCCGCCGGCTCCGTCCGCCAGAAGGACAGCGGCGTCACGGCGAAGCGTCCCCTGGACATCATCCTCTACCAGGTGAGTTATGCCGAGCCCAACCCCTTCCGGACGCACTGGGAGGCGCTCCAGCGGTTCCGGGAGGCCGGCCTGCCGATCAATCCCCGCGTCCAGCCCTGCCCGACCCTGGAGGACGCCATCCGGTATTGCCAGGCCCTGGAGCCGGAGCGGGACCGCCTGGAGTACGAGGCGGACGGGGTGGTCCTCAAGGTGAACTCCCTGGAGCAGCAGCGCCTGCTCGGCTCCACCACCCATCATCCCCGCTGGGCGATCGCCTACAAGTTCCGGGCGCGGCAGGCCCGGACCCGGGTCAAGCGGATCCTCGTGAACGTGGGCCGGACCGGCGCCCTGACGCCCGCGGCCGAGCTGGATCCCGTGGAGATCGCCGGGGCCACCATCAGTCGGGCCTCCCTGCACAACGCCGACGAGATCGCCCGCCTGGACGTGCGGGAAGGAGACCTGGTCCTGGTGGAGCGGGCGGGCGATGTCATCCCCCACGTGGTCGAGGTCGTCCCGGAGCCGGAGCACGCGGCCCGGGCCCCCTTCGTGATGCCGGAGCGCTGCCCGGTCTGCGGCAGCAAGGCCCACCGTCCGGAGGGGGAGGTGGTCTGGCGCTGCGCCAACTCCGCCTGCCCGGCCCAGGTCAAGGAGCGGCTGCTGCACTTCGGCTCCCGCCGGGCCATGGACATCGAGCACCTGGGAGAAGCGGTCGTGAACCAGCTCGTGGACAAGGGGCTGGTCAAGGACCTGGCGGACCTCTATCACCTCACGGTCCCGACCCTGGCCGAGCTCGAGCGGCTCGCGGAGAAGTCGGCCACCAACCTCTACAAGGCCATCCAGCAGAGCAAGGGGAGGGGGCTCGCCCGGCTCCTCTACGGCCTGGGCATCCGCTACGTGGGAGAGCACGTGGCCGAAATCCTGGCCGCCCACGCGGGGAGCATGGAGCGGCTGCTGCGCGCCAGCGCCGAGGAGCTCGCGGAGGTCCACGGAATCGGCCCGCGGATCGCGGCCAGCGTCGCCCACTTCTTCGCCCAGGAGGAGAACGTCCGGGTCCTGGAGCGGCT encodes:
- the ligA gene encoding NAD-dependent DNA ligase LigA, whose protein sequence is VFMRKEAFQRLNRELEEAGEAPFANPRNAAAGSVRQKDSGVTAKRPLDIILYQVSYAEPNPFRTHWEALQRFREAGLPINPRVQPCPTLEDAIRYCQALEPERDRLEYEADGVVLKVNSLEQQRLLGSTTHHPRWAIAYKFRARQARTRVKRILVNVGRTGALTPAAELDPVEIAGATISRASLHNADEIARLDVREGDLVLVERAGDVIPHVVEVVPEPEHAARAPFVMPERCPVCGSKAHRPEGEVVWRCANSACPAQVKERLLHFGSRRAMDIEHLGEAVVNQLVDKGLVKDLADLYHLTVPTLAELERLAEKSATNLYKAIQQSKGRGLARLLYGLGIRYVGEHVAEILAAHAGSMERLLRASAEELAEVHGIGPRIAASVAHFFAQEENVRVLERLKAAGVKMEEAVPAGPKPLAGKTFVLTGTLSSMSRDSARDLITRLGGRVTATVSKKTDYVVAGKEPGSKLDDARRLGVATLDEAAFLALVGKA